The Granulicella sp. 5B5 nucleotide sequence AGTGCGCTGCGATCAGTGGAAACGCCTGCGCAATGATTGCGTTCATCACCCAGTGTGACGACGAGCCCAGGCTCTGTCCCTTCGAACGCACGCGTGAGGGAAAGACCTCGGAGATATAGACCCAGATCACTGCGCCCTGGCTCAGCGCGAAGAACGTGATGAACATCATCAGCAGCCACATCAGCAGCGCCTGGTGCGTGTTGGTATAGAACACCGCGGCAACGCCGCCGAGAGCAATGACCATGCCTGCCGCGCCGATCATCAGCAGCGTCTTGCGGCCTAGCTTGTCGATCAGGCTCATGCCCAGCAGCGTTGCTACGAGGTTCACCAGCCCGATTGCCACACTCTGCAGCGCAGCCGAGGTCGCTCCAAAGCCCGCTGCCGCGAAGATCGAGTTCAGGTAGTAAAGAATCGCGTTGATGCCTGAGAGTTGATTGAACATACCCACCGTCACGGCGAGAAAGATCGGCAGCGCGTACTTGCGCTGAAACAACGGCTCGTCGTGAACACCTTCTTCCAGATGCACGGACGCGATGATCTCCTGCAGCTCTTCTTCCGAGTTCGGAGAGCCCATCAGCCGCAGCACGTCGAGCGCCTCGTCCGTCTGGTTCGTCGTCACCAACCAGCGCGAGCTGCGCGGGATGCCGTATAGCATCACGAGGAACAGCAGCGACGGTATGATCGCGACGCCAAACTCCCAGCGCCATTGGTGGTCGCCCAGGTGCATCGTCGTGATGATGAAGTTCGACAGATAGGCCAACAGGATGCCAACCACGATGTTGATCTGGAACATGCCCACCATGCGGCCACGATACTTCGCCGGCGCCAGCTCCGCGATGTACACCGGGCCCAGCACACTTGAACCGCCGATGCCCAGCCCGCCGATGAAGCGCGCCACCATCAGCACATCCCAGTTCCACGCGAACGCGCAGCCGATGGACGACAGCAGATAGAGCAGCGCCATCACGCGCAGCGCCTCGCGCCCGCCGATCTTCTGCCCCAGTACGCCGGAGGTCATCGCGCCGATGATCGTGCCGATGAGCCCGATGGAGACCGTGAGCCCCAGCGTCGTCGGCGTCAGGTGGAAGATGTCGGTGAGTTGCTGCGTTGTTCCTGCGATTACGGCGGTGTCGAAGCCGAAGAGCAGCCCACCCAGCGCCCCGACGACGGTGGCTTTCAGTAGATATTTGTTCAACTCGTTCTCCGTTTCAAAAGGCCCGTCGCGATTCAAACACTGACAGCATCTTACTGTCCAGATACTGGATGCTCACATGTATGGATCGGCGTGTGCCTGCAGTAGGCCGTCATCGACGTCATGCGCTGGCCACCTGCGTGGCGCCGCACGACTGCCGTACCACCACGTGCCCGCTCAGCAGAACGGACCGCGCCGGCAGCAGCGGGTTCGCAATCCGGTCCAACATCGTTGCCACTGCGGCCGCGCCAATCTGCAGACACGGCTGGTGGAGCGTCGTTAGTGGCACCGGCAGTAGCTCCGCGTAGGTCACATCATCGAAGCCGGCGATGCGCAGGTCCTGTGGTACGCGCACACCCAGCGTATGCAGGCTGCGCATCAGCCGCGCAGCCGTGTAATCGTTCGCGCACAGCAGTGCATCGAAGTGCTCGCGCTCCAGCGCATTGGCGATCGCTGTCGTATCGGAGGGCTCCGCCCGCACCACGCGCGACGGCGGCAACGACAGCCCATGCGCAAACAGCGCCTCGCGACAGCCCGCAATGCGGTCGTCCACCGTCTCCGCCGAGCCCTCACGCGCGAAGAAACCGATCCGCTTCGCCCCGGCATGGATCAGGTGCTCAGCCATCACGTAACCGGCCCGTCGATTATCCAGCCCTACAATGTCATGCTCACAGCGTGCCGGGTACTCCAGCACGCAGCGGTCCAACAGCACCACAGGGATGCGCGCCGCCTTCAGCACCTTCAGTATGCGCCGGTTCACCAGGTCGCGCCGCGGTCCGAACTCCAGCGGCGCAAAGAATACGCCTGAAACCTGCTGGTCAATATACTGCTGGCAAAGCTGCTCCGCTTCCACGTCCTTGTGTGTCGTCGCCGTAGCGGAGTGGCCCCACGCCAGCGACCAGCTCTGTCCACCCGCGCCCGCGGGGGCACCCGTCATTCCTTTACAGATCGGCTCAAAGATCTCCGTCTGTCCTAGGTCCGGGATGATTAGCCCGAAGACCGCCTTCTGTCCGCGCGGAACGTCCGCGGCATAGGTGCCAGAGCCCGCGCGGCGTACCAGCAGTCCTTCCTGCTGCAACTGCTGCACGGCCTTTACGGCGGTCATGCGGCTCACGCCGAACCGGCGCACCAGTTCTGCCTCGCTCGGCAGCCGGCCTCCGTGGCGATACTGTCCGGAGGTGATCCCTGTCCGCAGGCTGTCCACAATCTGCCTGTACTTCGGCTGGTTCTTGTCGACTGCCTTCTGTGGCGGTTCGCTGAAACTAGCCTTTTGAAACTCTTCGGTCAACATAAGCGTTCAGGCCTCCTGCACTATGCAGCTTTTCGTGGTTTAGAGCGCGCGATAATAGTACAACTTGACCTATACAAATGTAGACAGCATTTTGGAAAAACGGCATAGTCATTTTGACCATCTATCAAGCCCGCAATTTGGCTCTGTCTGTGGGGAATCTCTTCTAAAACAAGAGTTTCAAGCACGAAGAGTAGATGATGAAGGCAATCGTCTTGATGCTGCTCGTTGTCTATCTGCCAACTGCACGGCGTTCAGGACTAGTCAGCTCGAGCGCTCTCGATAGTCTGCGCGGACGGCTTTACCGTTACCGATGTGCGGTGAGCGGCTGCAGCTTGACGTATCCTCTCCGGCAGTCCCATGCTGTTTTTATCCCGATCCGGCAGCGCTGCTCCACGTTCGGCTGGGTGTCTCTTGCCTTGGCATCGTCCTCTTTGTCCGTAGGTCGTTGGCGGCGAACCACAACGGTCATCCGCATCGCAACAGGCCATGCATGGGCAGGCTGTATAACAAACCCGATGGCCCCTGCCATCCTCACCCGCACAAAGCACCCAGGCTCCAGGAGTACCCGATGTCCGTCGTTCGCTCGTCTCTCAGCCGCCGCCGTTTCTGTCTTGCGGGTGGCTCCGCAGCCCTCGCCGCCATCGGCCCCGGCAAACTCTTCGCCAGCCCTCATAAGGTAGCTGTCAATGTGGCCGCGATCGACCGCTCACGCATCCTTCGTGCCGCCAATGGGTATCTCAACGCCGAGCCCGTCACTATCACCACCTCGCACAGCACGCGCAGCGCCGGCGGCCTGCATGACTACTTCTCCGAGGGCGACTACTGGTGGCCCGACCCCAAACACCCCGGCGGCCCCTATATCCGCCAGGACGGCTTCTCCAACCCGGACAACTTCAACGCGCATCGCGAGGCCCTCATCCGCCTCAGCCTCATCGTGCCCGCGCTTACCGCCGCGTGGAAGCTTACCCGCCAGCGCCGCTACGCCGAGCAGGCCGCCGCACACCTTCGCGCCTGGTTCATTGATCCGGCCTCGCGCATGAACCCCAACCTGCAGTACGCGCAGGCCATCTTCGGCATCACCAAGGGCCGCGGCATCGGCATCATCGACACCATCCACCTCGTCGAGCCGGCGCGTGCAGCGCACTTCCTCGTCGATTCCGATGTCTTCACCCTCGATGAGCAGGTCAAGCTGCAGGGCTGGTTCTCGGACTATCTGCACTGGCTCACCACCACAAAGAACGGCGCCGACGAGCGCGATGCGAAGAACAACCACGGCAGCTGCTGGGTCATGCAGGTCGCCGAGTTCGCCCGCTTCACCGGCGACGCCTCGCTGCAGCAGTACTGCCGCGACCGCTTCCGTACCGTACTCATCCCCAACCAGGTCGCTGCCAACGGCAGTCTCCCGCTGGAGGCCGCACGCACCAAGCCCTACAGCTACTCCCTCTTCGATCTCGACATCCTCGCGACTATCGCGCAGATCCTCTCCACGCCGCAGGACGATCTCTTCACCTTCCAGCTCCCCGATGGCCGCGGCCTTCGCAAGGCCGTTGCGTACATGGAGCCCTTCATCGCCGACAAGAAGTTCTGGCCGTACCCCCACGACGTCGAGTACTTCGACGATCTGCCCGTGCGTCAGCCCAGCCTGCTCTTCGGCGGCCTCGCGTACAACGACCCGCAGTATATCGCGCTCTGGAAGACCCTCAACCCCGACCCCAAGGTCCCCGAGATCATCCGCAACTATCCCATCCGCCAGCCG carries:
- a CDS encoding GntR family transcriptional regulator, with the translated sequence MLTEEFQKASFSEPPQKAVDKNQPKYRQIVDSLRTGITSGQYRHGGRLPSEAELVRRFGVSRMTAVKAVQQLQQEGLLVRRAGSGTYAADVPRGQKAVFGLIIPDLGQTEIFEPICKGMTGAPAGAGGQSWSLAWGHSATATTHKDVEAEQLCQQYIDQQVSGVFFAPLEFGPRRDLVNRRILKVLKAARIPVVLLDRCVLEYPARCEHDIVGLDNRRAGYVMAEHLIHAGAKRIGFFAREGSAETVDDRIAGCREALFAHGLSLPPSRVVRAEPSDTTAIANALEREHFDALLCANDYTAARLMRSLHTLGVRVPQDLRIAGFDDVTYAELLPVPLTTLHQPCLQIGAAAVATMLDRIANPLLPARSVLLSGHVVVRQSCGATQVASA
- a CDS encoding sugar porter family MFS transporter, with product MNKYLLKATVVGALGGLLFGFDTAVIAGTTQQLTDIFHLTPTTLGLTVSIGLIGTIIGAMTSGVLGQKIGGREALRVMALLYLLSSIGCAFAWNWDVLMVARFIGGLGIGGSSVLGPVYIAELAPAKYRGRMVGMFQINIVVGILLAYLSNFIITTMHLGDHQWRWEFGVAIIPSLLFLVMLYGIPRSSRWLVTTNQTDEALDVLRLMGSPNSEEELQEIIASVHLEEGVHDEPLFQRKYALPIFLAVTVGMFNQLSGINAILYYLNSIFAAAGFGATSAALQSVAIGLVNLVATLLGMSLIDKLGRKTLLMIGAAGMVIALGGVAAVFYTNTHQALLMWLLMMFITFFALSQGAVIWVYISEVFPSRVRSKGQSLGSSSHWVMNAIIAQAFPLIAAHSHAAPFVFFAGMMAVMFLVVLFIYPETKGQTLEKIQANFGIH
- a CDS encoding alginate lyase family protein encodes the protein MSVVRSSLSRRRFCLAGGSAALAAIGPGKLFASPHKVAVNVAAIDRSRILRAANGYLNAEPVTITTSHSTRSAGGLHDYFSEGDYWWPDPKHPGGPYIRQDGFSNPDNFNAHREALIRLSLIVPALTAAWKLTRQRRYAEQAAAHLRAWFIDPASRMNPNLQYAQAIFGITKGRGIGIIDTIHLVEPARAAHFLVDSDVFTLDEQVKLQGWFSDYLHWLTTTKNGADERDAKNNHGSCWVMQVAEFARFTGDASLQQYCRDRFRTVLIPNQVAANGSLPLEAARTKPYSYSLFDLDILATIAQILSTPQDDLFTFQLPDGRGLRKAVAYMEPFIADKKFWPYPHDVEYFDDLPVRQPSLLFGGLAYNDPQYIALWKTLNPDPKVPEIIRNYPIRQPMLWV